Part of the Roseofilum casamattae BLCC-M143 genome, TAAACGAGATCGTTATCATAAATAGTCGCTGTAGCTATATTAGGCGAACCAACCAGATAAGCAGCACTATTATTTAAAGTTAACGTAACGTTTTCTTGAGCTTCCTGAACAACATCATCATTAGGCGTAACGATAATGGTTGCTGTAGTTTGCCCTGCGGGAATGGTAACCGTGCCGCTTAGAGCTTGGTAGTCAGTTCCGTTTGTCGCTGTCCCGCTTGTCGTGTAGTTTACTGTGAGTGCGGCTGCCGTATTGCCAGTTCGAGTAACCGTAAACGTAGCCGTATTTGAACCACTATTTTCTGCGGCAACTCCATCAGTTGTGCTTATTGTAACCGTGGGTTGTGCAGTCGCCGCGCCAATAAAATTAGCACTAGATAAACTATTAGGATTAACTCCAACCAGAGTCATCAAGGCAATATCGTCATTAGTAAAGCCAGCAACGCCATTGCGCTCGATGTAAATTAAAGAATCTGTTGTTCCTGTCAGGTAAGTGAGACCAACCTCTGCACCCACACTACCGGGGTTGCCTATATTAACTGGAGGTCCACCAAAGGTAATAGAACTGGGATCGGGCGGACTTTGAGTCGTATCGAGATCGACATTAGGATAAACGAGCGTTCCTATGTCGATTACATCTTGGTTGACATCAAATCCAAGAATAAAATCACCCTCTCCTTGAGTAATTGCCCCTGGCACATTACTGATATTTCCAACATTAGTTAAGCCATTCAAAATAGCAGGAAGATTGTAGAGAAAAACATCTGTTCCATCACCTGCGCTCGGGCCATTAAAACCAATCAGAGGATTGCTACCAGAACCATTAAAGCCAATGAGAGTATCGGCACCAGAGCCTCCCTCAATAGTATCTGCGTCATTTCCACCAATGATTCGATCGTTACCAGTACCACCTAGTAGAGTATCATTCTGATCTCCACCTAGGACTACATCGTTATCATTTCCACCATCTATGAAATCATGACCTATACCGCCAAAAAGGCTATCTTTTCCTGCTTCACCCTGGATATTATCTTCACCACTGCCACCATCAATAGTATCGCCATCCGCACTCTCAGCACCACCAGAAATGCTGTCATTTCCAGCACCACCGAGAATCACATCTCTACCGGAATCATTGGTTCCACCGCGAATCGTATCGTTTCCATCTCCTCCAATGAGTGTATCTCCAACAGCATTAGCACCTTGGTTTCCACCAAGTAGGCTATCGTTGCCATCGCCACCATCATAGTAGTCTGCTCCAGTCGCTCCAACTGAAGAACCTAGGCGGCCGATCGTATCGTTACCAGATCCACCATCTACAGTATCGTTACCTTGCACGGCATCATCGCTTGCAGGAATGACGGAGTTGACTAAAATAGCATCGACTTCCAGATAATCATCCCCATTACCTCCCAAAATACTATCGTCATCGCGACCGCCAACAACAGTATCGCTACCACCAACCGTATCAGCATTGTTAAAGTTAACGCCTGCAAAAATAGTGTCATTTCCGTCTCCACCTTTAATGGTATCGCGACCTAAGACTCCTCCAATCAACAGGTCGTTACCTTCCAGTCCATCAAGGTTGAGGTCGAAGTTTAAGAGGACTTTGGCTGAGTTAGAGATCTGGTTTGTAGTGGTATCTTTGACGGTGTAATCAAAGCCACCTGGGTTTAAAATATTGGGAATGAAAGTAATCGTATCGCCAGATAAAGTAGCGGAGTGACCGAATGGATTACTAACCTCCTCAACCACCAGGTTATTGTTCGGAGAGTCATTAGCCAAGATGTCAGCTGTATTGATGGTGATGGGAACAGTATTACTTTGATTAGCCTGGTTAGGCAGAGAGTCATCACCAGATGTCCCTGTTACGGTTGCCGAAAAGCCACTTAATGTATCGGGATTAGCGGTTGGTGCAGTAGCTGGTGCCATTTGCAAAATTGCCTCAGCTAAGGCAAACATATTGGCTCGCTGGTAACTAGCATTTGTATTGGTGACATTATCATCCTCATCATCTCCGTCAAAGATAGTGTCGCCCGTACTTTTGAGCAATGTTTCAAACTCAGCAGGAGTCAGTCTGCGATTGAGAGTTTGCGTCGCCAACTGTTGCGCCAAAACTGCCATCCCTGCCACATGAGGTGCTGCTTGCGATGTTCCTGCTGATGATATAGCTCCAGTACCTGTAGCACCAGCTCCTGTAATAAATGCTCCTGGTGCAAATACAGTTGTTAGTGTGGGGTGGCGCTGGGAAAATGAAACAATCCGATCTGCATCTGTGGAATTGTCTTCTGCACCATTTTTCCAGGATATAGGAGTAGGATATGACAGCGGAGGCAAATTAACATTACTGTCATAAACAGCTCCAACTGATAGTGAATTTGGGTCGGCGGCAGGATAAGCAACACCTGGCACACTGTTAAAGGGATAAAAACTATTACCAGAGGCTGAAACAACAATTATATTTTCCTGAGATAATTGTTCGAGTTCATCACTAATCGAGGACTCTACTTCCTGGTCATAATTGCCCGATCCTAATGATAGGTTAACACTGGCAATATTATAGGTTTCAGCATTGTCAATTACCCATTGCAATCCCTGTTGAATTGCTCCAAATACATGTCCTGGAATTTGATTGGTTGCTTCATCATTACTAAATACCTTGAGATGAATAATATTTGCACCCGGTGCTACACCAGGATATTGACTCTCTGAAGAGGCAATAATACTAGAAACGTTGGAGCCATGACCATCATAGTCTGAAGCATCAAGATCGTTATCTGCAAAATCTTCACTGTAGGCAATACGATTGGCAAAGGCAGGATGATCTTTATTAATCCCTGTATCCAAGACAACCGCACTGTATCCCGTACCATCTATACCATTAAAGCGTACATCTGCCTGGAAACTATCTAAACTAATAAGGGGGCCAGAGACATCTGTGAAAAGTTCAACGGGTAGTTCAGAAATTGTTGTCGTTATCCCAGGAATTTGGGGCGTAATCCGGGTATTTAGCAGGTAATTGGTAGGGGTATTACTAGTGACGCGGAGACGGTATTGGCCTCCGGAAAGTTCTCCGGAGATGACGGAGGTATTGTTGGCGAGCTGGCCGTTGAGGACAATGTTACCGTCTTCGTCTAAGACATCGATGGTAGCAACTGCAGTTAGTCCGGTTAAGGATAACTCGAAGGTGTTGGTTGCGCCTAAAC contains:
- a CDS encoding S8 family serine peptidase, whose translation is MIRLGTQDNDLMIQTQENDIAWGFTGADIMAGNAGDDELYGNQGDDVILGGFGADSLWGGQDNDLLVGNPGVDYINGNLGNDTVYGGQGDDSVHGGQGNDRVSGDRGNDIIHGDLGDDTLVGGPGEDVFVLSSGADVIVDFTPGQDKIGLAAGVTFDTLLLTQEGTDTVVRDRNTGATIGILQGIDASILNTENFTNSLRNLPTPSPSPTPEATPRSTPSPAPVAVPTILAPATEVIAIETNPGNTLETATSIALASDTRTFSQSVGGSDVADYYKFSLGATNTFELSLTGLTAVATIDVLDEDGNIVLNGQLANNTSVISGELSGGQYRLRVTSNTPTNYLLNTRITPQIPGITTTISELPVELFTDVSGPLISLDSFQADVRFNGIDGTGYSAVVLDTGINKDHPAFANRIAYSEDFADNDLDASDYDGHGSNVSSIIASSESQYPGVAPGANIIHLKVFSNDEATNQIPGHVFGAIQQGLQWVIDNAETYNIASVNLSLGSGNYDQEVESSISDELEQLSQENIIVVSASGNSFYPFNSVPGVAYPAADPNSLSVGAVYDSNVNLPPLSYPTPISWKNGAEDNSTDADRIVSFSQRHPTLTTVFAPGAFITGAGATGTGAISSAGTSQAAPHVAGMAVLAQQLATQTLNRRLTPAEFETLLKSTGDTIFDGDDEDDNVTNTNASYQRANMFALAEAILQMAPATAPTANPDTLSGFSATVTGTSGDDSLPNQANQSNTVPITINTADILANDSPNNNLVVEEVSNPFGHSATLSGDTITFIPNILNPGGFDYTVKDTTTNQISNSAKVLLNFDLNLDGLEGNDLLIGGVLGRDTIKGGDGNDTIFAGVNFNNADTVGGSDTVVGGRDDDSILGGNGDDYLEVDAILVNSVIPASDDAVQGNDTVDGGSGNDTIGRLGSSVGATGADYYDGGDGNDSLLGGNQGANAVGDTLIGGDGNDTIRGGTNDSGRDVILGGAGNDSISGGAESADGDTIDGGSGEDNIQGEAGKDSLFGGIGHDFIDGGNDNDVVLGGDQNDTLLGGTGNDRIIGGNDADTIEGGSGADTLIGFNGSGSNPLIGFNGPSAGDGTDVFLYNLPAILNGLTNVGNISNVPGAITQGEGDFILGFDVNQDVIDIGTLVYPNVDLDTTQSPPDPSSITFGGPPVNIGNPGSVGAEVGLTYLTGTTDSLIYIERNGVAGFTNDDIALMTLVGVNPNSLSSANFIGAATAQPTVTISTTDGVAAENSGSNTATFTVTRTGNTAAALTVNYTTSGTATNGTDYQALSGTVTIPAGQTTATIIVTPNDDVVQEAQENVTLTLNNSAAYLVGSPNIATATIYDNDLVYVAPAYTTVGDTVEGGAAVVGINAFSSITDGVVNAGASGQNSAPPQVFVRAGTYSELIDIGKPLTLTGDAGAIIGGGAASGINIKDNAGDGAVVIQGLTFDNTSNPLGAITIDPGGVGAGINTTIQNNTFQNIATGSAIFEVFNNHPAGSGMATDNLTISSNTFTNITGANQDAIRIQGASNVNITNNTIANVTGVGGRAINAAGIVTGAIAGNIITIINEDGIQIENALAAAAVGSFVTSNLTISNNIISTANTSNAANHGGILLDGSTGITGGIGFGTGIVISDNTIAGSNVAALIIDSDSSGLANINVGTAGTGGNNAFVGVASGQSIVNSSGETLTGIGNFSDLARTTALTASNVTGAVTIA